DNA from Microvirga ossetica:
ATGACGATGGCCGACCGGGTCATCCTGATGCGTGACGGCCACATCGAGCAGAACGGCGCTCCGCACGAGCTCTATAACCAACCCGAAAGTGACTTCACCGCGCGGTTCATCGGCACTCCGCCCATGAACATCATCGCATGGCGCGACGGGTCTCTGTTGGGTGTCCGCCCCGAGCATATCTCCCTGGTCGAGCGCGATGGGGTGGCGGCGACGGTCAAGGCCGTTGAGTATCTTGGCGCGGACAGCATCGTCCTCTGCGATATGGAGGGTGGAACGGTCTGCGTCCGCCAGACGGGGTACTGCTCGCTTCCGGCCGGTGCACAAGTCGAGCTGGGGTGGCAAAACTGTCATACACATCTGTTTGACAAGGACAGCGGAAAGCGTCGCATGGGCGGTGTCTCACCGCATTGATCGCTTTTTTCTGAAGAAACGCAGGCGGCGGCAGCTGCAGGCGCGAAGCTTCAAAGAAGCTCGAAACGGGAGGGTAGAATGAAGTTCAAATCGAAGGCCCTGCTCACCGCAGGTTTCATGACGATTGCGGGCTTGGGCGCGACCGCCGCTCAGGCCGTCGATCTCACCATGTATTATCCGGTCGCGGTGGGCGGCCCGGTCACGAAGATCATCGACGACATGGTGCAGGGGTTCCAGAAGGAGAATCCTGACATCAAGGTCGAGGCGGTCTATGCCGGCAACTACACCGACACGATGACCAAGGCCATGACGGCCATGAAGGGCGGACAGCCGCCGCAGTTGTCGGTTCTGTTCTCAACCGATCTGTTCACGCTGATGGACGAGCAGGCTATCGTGCCGATCGATGAGCTTGCCGGGGCGGATGGCAAGGAGTGGCTCAACAGCTTCTATCCCGCCTTCATGGAAAACGGTCAGGTCGGTGGCAAGACCTGGAGCGTGCCGTTCCAGCGCTCCACCATCGTGCTCTATTACAACAAGGACGCCTTCAAGGAGGCCGGACTCGACCCCGAGAAGCCGCCGGCGACCTGGGCCGAGATGGCAGAGGTGTCGAAGAAGCTCGTGAAGAAAGACGCCTCCGGCAACGTGTCCCGCTGGGGCGTGGAGATTCCCTCCACCGGCTACGGCTATTGGATGCTGCAGGCCTTGGCCATCGAGAATGGGCAGAAGCTCATGAACGAGACCGGCAACAAGACGTTCTTCAACGAGAAGAAGACGGTCGAGGCCCTGCAGTACTGGGTCGATCTGTCCGCCAAGGATGGCGTGATGCCGAAGGGCGCCGTGGAATGGGGAACCCTGCGCACGGACTTCCTCGAAGGCAAGACCGCCATGATGTGGCACACGACGGGCAACCTGACGGCTGTGAAGGAAGGTGCCAAGTTCAACTTCGGCGTCGCCATGCTTCCTGCGAAGGAGCAGCGCGGGTCGCCGACCGGCGGCGGCAACTTCTATGTCTTCAAGAGCGCCACGCCCGAGCAGCAGAAGGCCGCCGTCAAGTTCATCCGCTGGATGACCGCTCCTGAGCGGGCTGCCGACTGGAGCATCAAGACCGGCTATGTGGCCGTCACCCCGGCCGCCTACGAGACCGGGACGATGAAGACCTACGTCAAGGACTTCCCACAGGCGATCGTGGCGCGCGATCAGCTCAAGCACGCGGTGGCCGAGCTGTCGGTGCATGACAACGGACGCATCTACAAGATCGTCAACGATGCCGTGCAGGCCGCTGTCACCGGCACACAGAGCCCGCAGGAGGCCCTGGAGAGTGCGCAGAAGCAATCCGAGCGCGTTCTCAGCCGCTACAAATAGTCAGCGATAAAGGCGTCGCGGCGACCCCCGCCGCGACGCAACTGCCTCGAATGCGGGAGAGACCTATGGTAGCCGCCGTGATGAGCGATGCCCTGCCGAAGGCTGCCAAGCGCAGAAACTGGACGACGAGCATCAATGCCTGGCTCCTGCTGTTGCCGGCCGTCGTCCTTCTTGCGACGTTCACCCATTATCCGATCCTCGCGACGCTCTATCACAGCTTCTTCTCCCTGGGCCGCAGCGGCCCGGCGGAGTTCATCGGCCTGGACAATTACCGCTACATGCTGGACGACGATGTCTTCTGGCAGGTGCTGCGCAACAATTTCGTCTTCGCTCTCGCGACGGTGCCGACCAGCATTGCGCTCGCGCTCCTGATGGCGGTTTGGGTCGACAAGAAGATCGCCGGCCGCTCCTTCCTGCGCCTTGCATTCTTCACGCCGACGGTTCTGCCGATGATCGCGGTCGCCAATATCTGGCTGTTCTTCTACACGCCGGATTACGGCCTCCTCGACCAATTCCTCAAATTTCTCGGTTTTTCGGGCCACAACTGGCTCGGCGATCCCGCCACCGTCATGACCTGTCTCGCTGTGATGGTGATCTGGAAAGAGGCCGGCTTCTTCATGATCTTCTATCTGGCCGCCCTGCAGACGATCCCGCCGGAACTGAAGGAGGCGGCTTCCGTCGAGGGAGCGAGCCGCTGGTACTTCTTCCGACGCGTGACGCTTCCGCTGCTCATGCCGACAACCCTGTTCATTTCCATCAATGCCCTGATCAACTCGTTCAAGCTCGTCGACCAGCTTGTCATCATGACGAAGGGCGGCCCGAACAATGCCAGCTCTCTTTTGCTCTATTACATCTACGAGGTGGCCTTCACGTTCTGGGACACCACCTATGCCGCGACGCTGACCGTAACCCTTATCGCCATCCTGGCGGCTGTGGCGCTGACCAAGTTCGTCTATCTCGATCGCAGGATCCACTACCAATGAGAAGAGACAGCTACTCGATCGAGACCGTCGCCGCCTGGGCTCTTGCTCTTCTCTGGCTGTTGCCGCTGGCCTACAGCCTTTGGAGCGCGTTCCATCCGTCGGAATACGCGACGCGGTTCGACCTGACCGCGCCGCTCACGTTCGCCAATTTCGTCAAAGCTTGGAACCAGGCGCCGTTCGCCCGCTACTACCTGAACACTGTCATGCTGGTCAGCCTGGTGCTGGCGGGACAACTCGTCATCGCGACGCTGGCAGCCTATGCCTTTGCCCGCTTCAAGTTCGTCGGCAGGGACGTTCTGTTCGCGCTGGTTCTCGTGCAACTCATGATCATGCCGGATGTGTTGATCGTCGAGAACTACCGGGTGATCAGCGCGCTCAACCTGCTCGACACGATCCCGGCAATCGCCCTGCCTTACATGGCGTCGGCCTTCGGCATCTTCCTGTTGCGCCAGACATTCAAGGGCGTGCCGAACGAACTCGTTGATGCGGCACGTGTGGAGGGCGCCTCGTCTTTCGGCGTGCTGTGGCGTGTCTTCGTGCCGCTCGGCAAGACCACCTATATCGCCTTCGGCCTCGTCTCCGTGAGCTATCACTGGAACAATTTCCTCTGGCCGCTCATCGTCACGAACTCGGTTGAGAGCCGCCCGCTGACAGTGGGCCTGGCCGTCTTCGGAGCGCCCGAGACAGGGGTGGACTGGTCGGTCATCACGGCTGCCACAATCATGACGATGGCTCCGCTGCTTATCGCCTTTCTGCTGTTCCAGCGCCAATTCGTTCAATCCTTCATGCGTGCCGGAATCCGCTGATGAAGCTCGTGACGTGGAACATCCAATGGGGCCTGGGCTGCGACGGGCGAATCGATCTCGACCGCATCGTCACGACGGCAAAGGATCTCGGCGATGCGGATATCTTCTGCTTCCAGGAGATCTCCCACGGCTTCGCAGCCCATGACGGCGATGAGGATCAGCATGCCATCCTCGCGTCTCTGCTCCCAGGATACAGGCCGATCTTCCGTCCGGCGGTCGAGAAGATCGACACAAATGGCAGGCTTCAGGTCTTCGGCAATATGATCCTGTCCCGTCTGCCGGTGCTGCAGATCACCAGCCACATGTTGCCCTGGCCGGCAACACCTTGCAAAAGCATGCAACGTCAAGCGCTGGAGGTTCTCGTCCAGACCTCCTTCGGTGCCGTGCGTGTGATCACCACTCATCTGGAATATCATTCCGAGATCCAACGGGAGGCGCAGATCCGATACCTGCGCGCCATTCATGAAGAAGGCGAGAAGCGGGGGCAAATCGCGTTCGAGGACCGTTCCGAAGGATCCTACCGCACGATGCCGCGGCCCGTGGGAACCGTCATCTGCGGCGATTTCAATCTGGGGCCGGACGAGCAACTCTATCAGGACATTCAGAAACCCTTCCCCGTCGGGATTCCATCCTTCGTCGATGCCTGGACCGTCGCTCACGGGACAGTTCCGCATGCGCCCACCACAGGAGTCGCGGATTCCAAGCAATGGCCTCAAGGTCCCCATTGTCGGGATTACTTCTTCGTGACCGAGAACCTGGGCGAGCGCGTTGCAAATGTAAGAGCGGATGTCGAGACGACGGCATCCGACCACCAGCCTCTTTTGCTCGAACTTCGCTCCGGGGATGGCATATCGCTCTGAAGCGACTCCTCTCGGCAAAGCTCGGGTCACCGTAAGTCGATTTCAGACCCACTTTGCCGAGCTACCGGCCACAACCGCTAGATAAAAAAGTGGTCTTATATTGGACGGACTAACTGAATCGATACACCGAACCATTCTTTCCGGGGGCATCACGGGGGCGCCTGCAGCAGCGGTATGAGGCTGCGGAGCTGATTCCGGTCGGGCTGACGCTCATTGCCGTTGCTGCCTTAAACTTCCATCGGCCCGCGTCTACTGCCCCTGGCACAGCGTGATTGCCTCCGTCGCACTTTGGTCATCCGGCAGTGCGCTGGTGACACCCGGTGCAACCATGATCGCCCTCGCTGGCTTTCCAAAAATCGGCGGTGCTGCCTCTGATCTGGTCGGATTCCTACCCGTCGGGATCGGGCTCATGGGAACTGCGCTGGCAGCGCTGCTCTTCAACAATCTGTTGAAGGCGCTGGAAACCGCCATGCCGAGCATGAGGATACTCGCATTGCTGGCGCATCTTGGTCTCAGCCCAAAACGGAACGGCTGCACGGATTCGATTGAGGCGGGATCGCATCCGTCGATCCCAGTGGACCTCCACCGATAATATCCAAGCTGAGAAGCCCTGATACTCAGCCCGGCGGCAAAGGCCGCGGACGCGAGCCGCTGTCGATGGCGACGAAGGTAAAGACCGCTTCGGTCACCTTGATCTGTTCGTCGCCATCGCGGGAGCGACGCCAGGCCTCGACCTGGAACTTCATGGATGTGCGTCCGGTGGAGGTCAGGTCGGCATAGACAGACACCTCGTCGCCGACATGAACCGGCGTGTGAAAGACCATGCCGTCGACAGCGACGGTGACGCAGCGCCCGCGAGCCCGCCTCGCGGCCGCATTGCCGGCCGCCAGGTCCATCTGCGACATCAGCCAGCCGCCGAAGATGTCGCCCGCAGGATTGGTGTCGGAGGGCATCGCGATCGTCCGGATGACGGCCTCGCGCATCCCGTTGTCCTCGACCGTCATGACTGCTTCCTTCCTCGCCCCGATGGCGGCGTTCAGTGTTCCAGGATCGGCCTGATCTCCTGGAGGTTCCCGATCGTGTGCTCCAGGTGCCGGCGCAGGGCCTGTGAGGCCTCCTCGTTTCTTTCACGCTCGAGCAGGTCGAGGATCTGCAGGTGCTCCTCGCATTGCTGGCGGTAGCGCTTGCGGTCGATCATCGAGCGATAGGAGAGCAGACGGCGGACACGGTTGATGCGCCGCACCGCTTCCAGAAAGAAGGGATTGCCCGAGGCGCCGACGATCGCCTCGTGGAACCGCACGCCACGCTCGTGGAGGGCGTCGGCGCTGTCCGTCTCGATGGCGCCCCGGAGAAGCCGGAGCTCGGCCTCGCGGCAGCGGGCAGCGATGTCGGGGTCGAGCCGGTATGTCGGCTCCACAAGGGCTGCAGGCTCGAGGGCGAGGCGCACGCGATAGGTCTGCTCGAGGCTTTCCGGAGTCGTGAGCATCGGCGAGAAGGACCAGCCGTAGCCGGGGCGGCGCTCGGCCCAGCCCTCCTGGGCGATCCGGCCGAGAACCGCGTTCAACTGCGCTTTCGTCAGCTGATAGGTTTCTTTCAGGAAGGCTTCGGAGGCAGGATCGGGCAGGCGGCCATGAAGGTGATCGTCGGCCATCCTGAAATAGACGTCGGAGGCAT
Protein-coding regions in this window:
- a CDS encoding endonuclease/exonuclease/phosphatase family protein, producing the protein MKLVTWNIQWGLGCDGRIDLDRIVTTAKDLGDADIFCFQEISHGFAAHDGDEDQHAILASLLPGYRPIFRPAVEKIDTNGRLQVFGNMILSRLPVLQITSHMLPWPATPCKSMQRQALEVLVQTSFGAVRVITTHLEYHSEIQREAQIRYLRAIHEEGEKRGQIAFEDRSEGSYRTMPRPVGTVICGDFNLGPDEQLYQDIQKPFPVGIPSFVDAWTVAHGTVPHAPTTGVADSKQWPQGPHCRDYFFVTENLGERVANVRADVETTASDHQPLLLELRSGDGISL
- a CDS encoding GntR family transcriptional regulator, which gives rise to MSSAGERTVNGKRELTEGLAAQILDHIRGGVPVGTHLTAQELAERFSVSRFPVGQALQLLAAKGALTHQRNRGYFVSDVKGVSPESLGLATRDDASDVYFRMADDHLHGRLPDPASEAFLKETYQLTKAQLNAVLGRIAQEGWAERRPGYGWSFSPMLTTPESLEQTYRVRLALEPAALVEPTYRLDPDIAARCREAELRLLRGAIETDSADALHERGVRFHEAIVGASGNPFFLEAVRRINRVRRLLSYRSMIDRKRYRQQCEEHLQILDLLERERNEEASQALRRHLEHTIGNLQEIRPILEH
- a CDS encoding carbohydrate ABC transporter permease, with amino-acid sequence MRRDSYSIETVAAWALALLWLLPLAYSLWSAFHPSEYATRFDLTAPLTFANFVKAWNQAPFARYYLNTVMLVSLVLAGQLVIATLAAYAFARFKFVGRDVLFALVLVQLMIMPDVLIVENYRVISALNLLDTIPAIALPYMASAFGIFLLRQTFKGVPNELVDAARVEGASSFGVLWRVFVPLGKTTYIAFGLVSVSYHWNNFLWPLIVTNSVESRPLTVGLAVFGAPETGVDWSVITAATIMTMAPLLIAFLLFQRQFVQSFMRAGIR
- a CDS encoding ABC transporter substrate-binding protein; the encoded protein is MKFKSKALLTAGFMTIAGLGATAAQAVDLTMYYPVAVGGPVTKIIDDMVQGFQKENPDIKVEAVYAGNYTDTMTKAMTAMKGGQPPQLSVLFSTDLFTLMDEQAIVPIDELAGADGKEWLNSFYPAFMENGQVGGKTWSVPFQRSTIVLYYNKDAFKEAGLDPEKPPATWAEMAEVSKKLVKKDASGNVSRWGVEIPSTGYGYWMLQALAIENGQKLMNETGNKTFFNEKKTVEALQYWVDLSAKDGVMPKGAVEWGTLRTDFLEGKTAMMWHTTGNLTAVKEGAKFNFGVAMLPAKEQRGSPTGGGNFYVFKSATPEQQKAAVKFIRWMTAPERAADWSIKTGYVAVTPAAYETGTMKTYVKDFPQAIVARDQLKHAVAELSVHDNGRIYKIVNDAVQAAVTGTQSPQEALESAQKQSERVLSRYK
- a CDS encoding carbohydrate ABC transporter permease, giving the protein MVAAVMSDALPKAAKRRNWTTSINAWLLLLPAVVLLATFTHYPILATLYHSFFSLGRSGPAEFIGLDNYRYMLDDDVFWQVLRNNFVFALATVPTSIALALLMAVWVDKKIAGRSFLRLAFFTPTVLPMIAVANIWLFFYTPDYGLLDQFLKFLGFSGHNWLGDPATVMTCLAVMVIWKEAGFFMIFYLAALQTIPPELKEAASVEGASRWYFFRRVTLPLLMPTTLFISINALINSFKLVDQLVIMTKGGPNNASSLLLYYIYEVAFTFWDTTYAATLTVTLIAILAAVALTKFVYLDRRIHYQ
- a CDS encoding acyl-CoA thioesterase; the protein is MTVEDNGMREAVIRTIAMPSDTNPAGDIFGGWLMSQMDLAAGNAAARRARGRCVTVAVDGMVFHTPVHVGDEVSVYADLTSTGRTSMKFQVEAWRRSRDGDEQIKVTEAVFTFVAIDSGSRPRPLPPG